A genomic segment from Diospyros lotus cultivar Yz01 chromosome 5, ASM1463336v1, whole genome shotgun sequence encodes:
- the LOC127802214 gene encoding auxin-responsive protein SAUR68-like, giving the protein MARKWEKVASMGKKRSALPVFDNNETADTCKRFLMPNKGHFVIYTSDQKRLEIPVLYLGNKIFRELLKISEDEFGLPKDGPIIFPCDEVLIKYIASLLSINASFCSSVCFHQEASSQQLLVYG; this is encoded by the coding sequence ATGGCTAGAAAGTGGGAGAAGGTTGCTTCCATGGGGAAGAAAAGAAGTGCTTTGCCAGTATTCGACAACAATGAGACTGCTGACACTTGCAAAAGATTTTTGATGCCTAATAAAGGCCATTTTGTTATCTACACTAGTGATCAAAAGCGTCTAGAAATTCCAGTATTGTATCTCGGAAATAAAATTTTCCGAGAGCTCCTCAAGATATCTGAAGATGAGTTTGGACTGCCCAAAGATGGACCAATCATATTTCCATGTGATGAGGTCTTGATTAAGTATATTGCATCGCTTCTTTCCATCAATGCAAGTTTTTGCTCGTCAGTGTGTTTCCATCAGGAAGCAAGCAGCCAACAACTGTTAGTTTATGGCTAA
- the LOC127802213 gene encoding auxin-responsive protein SAUR64-like, whose protein sequence is MPRKWEKVASLGTKRSALPVFNNSVTADTSRKCLVANKGHFVIYTSDQKRLQMPLQYLENKIFTALLKLSEDEFGLPRDGPITLSCDAVFVMYVASLIQRGISKDLEEALLLSINTSFCLSLSSHQEASSQQLLVCGY, encoded by the coding sequence ATGCCTAGAAAGTGGGAGAAAGTTGCTTCCTTGGGGACAAAAAGAAGTGCTCTGCCAGTATTCAACAACAGCGTGACTGCTGACACTAGCAGAAAATGTTTGGTGGCAAATAAAGGCCATTTTGTTATCTACACTAGTGATCAAAAGCGTCTACAAATGCCACTACAGtatcttgaaaataaaattttcacagCTCTCCTCAAACTATCTGAAGATGAGTTTGGATTGCCAAGAGATGGGCCAATCACATTGTCATGCGATGCAGTCTTCGTAATGTATGTTGCCTCACTCATACAACGGGGTATAAGTAAAGATCTAGAGGAAGCTTTGCTCCTTTCCATCAATACAAGTTTCTGTTTATCACTTTCTTCCCATCAGGAAGCAAGCAGCCAACAACTGCTAGTTTGTGGCTACTGA